Proteins encoded together in one Xiphophorus maculatus strain JP 163 A chromosome 13, X_maculatus-5.0-male, whole genome shotgun sequence window:
- the LOC102227667 gene encoding protein S100-A13-like, whose translation MEAAITTIVSQFKVYAGNEGSSSTLSKDEFHKLVTSQLPNFIKNASDPASIDQLMSSIDENNDGELTFSEFWQLIGKLASKQGGFS comes from the exons ATGGAAGCTGCCATCACCACCATCGTCTCCCAGTTTAAGGTGTATGCTGGGAATGAGGGATCCTCCTCCACGCTGAGTAAAGATGAGTTTCACAAACTGGTGACCTCTCAGCTTCCCAACTTCATCAAG AACGCCAGTGACCCCGCCTCCATCGACCAGCTCATGAGCTCCATAGACGAAAACAACGATGGGGAGCTGACCTTCTCCGAGTTCTGGCAGCTGATTGGAAAACTGGCGAGCAAACAGGGAGGCTTCAGCTAG